Part of the Actinomycetota bacterium genome, AGTACTGGCGCTTGGTGGCGGCCGAGGTCCAGGCCGCGCCGTACTTCCTGGGGAACCCGCTCGCCTCCATCTTGTCCAGGAACCCGAGCTCGCGGAAGACGCGGGTGGAGGAAGGGACCAGGGACTCGCCCACGTGCCAGCGGGGGAAGATCATGCGCTCGAAGACCACGCAGTCGATCCCCGCCCTGGCCAGGTAGGCGGCCATGCTGGACCCGGCGGGGCCCCCGCCGATGATCCCCACCTCGAAATCAGGCTTGGAGCCCATCTGCCGACCTTACCGGCAGCTCGGAGGGCAGTCAAGACGCCGGATTCATGAATGCAAAGTCATACAAATGGAGGGAGCCGGATGGGGCGTTCGGGGCCGGCGCGCGACGTGGCGGGGGGGCGTGCCAGGCACCGGCGCCGATCGGTAGACTGAGCGGGCGGTTTCCCGCCTCTGCGAGACGCCACACGGCCGCGTTGTCCGGCGGGGTAGCTCAGTGGCAGAGCAAGCGGCTCATAATCGCTGTGTCGGCGGTTCGAATCCGCCCCCCGCTACCCTGGAGAACCGGGGCTCGTCCCCGGACAAAGAGGAGAGGACATGTCGAAGAAGAAGTTCGAGCGGACCAAGCCCCACGTGAACATCGGCACGATCGGGCACATCGACCACGGCAAGACCACCCTCACCGCGGCCATCACCAAGGTGCTGGCGGACAAG contains:
- a CDS encoding GTP-binding protein is translated as MSKKKFERTKPHVNIGTIGHIDHGKTTLTAAITKVLADK